The following proteins are co-located in the Deferribacter autotrophicus genome:
- the dtd gene encoding D-aminoacyl-tRNA deacylase — MKCVIQRVDNCRVDVDGAFYSQIGKGLLILFGVEKGDVEDSITWLADKSCNLRIFSDDNGKMSLSVADIGGEVMIVSQFTLAGTLKKGRRPDFTSAMEPETAEKFYEQFVSECKKILGDEKVKTGVFGASMKVHLVNNGPVTIILEHPIKK, encoded by the coding sequence ATGAAGTGTGTAATACAAAGGGTAGATAATTGTAGAGTTGATGTGGATGGTGCTTTTTATTCACAAATAGGTAAAGGACTTTTAATACTTTTTGGTGTGGAGAAAGGGGATGTTGAAGATTCAATAACTTGGTTGGCCGATAAGTCTTGTAATTTGAGGATATTTAGTGACGATAATGGTAAAATGAGTTTAAGTGTTGCTGATATAGGTGGTGAAGTGATGATTGTGAGTCAGTTTACGTTAGCGGGTACATTAAAAAAGGGGAGACGTCCTGATTTTACTTCTGCGATGGAACCTGAAACTGCTGAAAAATTTTATGAACAATTTGTTTCTGAATGTAAAAAGATTTTAGGTGACGAAAAAGTAAAAACAGGAGTTTTTGGAGCAAGCATGAAGGTACATCTAGTAAATAATGGTCCGGTAACAATTATCTTAGAACACCCTATAAAAAAATAA
- a CDS encoding MBL fold metallo-hydrolase produces MRIDTIIVGALYVNCYIISKGNDAIVIDPGSDFHKIKEFIVSKSLKPLAILNTHGHFDHVGAIEDVKNEFNVSLYMHKDDEFLLKSAPQHALMFGLDGVKTSKIDYYIEDGEILNFGEINVKVLHTPGHSPGGVCFYIEEINSVFTGDTLFCESVGRTDFPYANFNELKISVQQKLYSLDPETKVYPGHGPSTSIGHERKMNAFIRAKN; encoded by the coding sequence ATGAGAATAGACACAATTATTGTTGGTGCTTTATATGTGAATTGTTATATTATCAGTAAAGGTAATGATGCAATTGTTATTGATCCAGGAAGTGATTTTCATAAGATTAAAGAGTTTATTGTATCAAAATCTTTAAAACCTCTTGCCATTCTGAATACCCATGGTCATTTTGACCATGTGGGTGCAATCGAGGATGTAAAAAATGAGTTTAACGTTTCTCTTTATATGCATAAAGATGATGAATTTCTTTTAAAAAGTGCTCCACAGCATGCTTTGATGTTCGGTTTGGATGGTGTTAAAACGTCTAAGATAGATTATTACATTGAGGATGGTGAGATACTAAATTTCGGAGAGATAAATGTAAAAGTTCTTCATACTCCTGGGCATTCACCTGGTGGGGTATGTTTTTATATTGAGGAGATAAATTCTGTTTTTACAGGAGATACTCTTTTTTGTGAGTCTGTTGGAAGGACGGATTTCCCTTATGCTAACTTTAATGAGCTTAAAATTAGTGTTCAGCAAAAACTATACTCTTTAGATCCTGAAACAAAAGTTTATCCTGGCCATGGACCTTCAACATCTATTGGTCATGAACGCAAAATGAATGCATTTATAAGAGCTAAAAACTAA
- a CDS encoding aspartate-semialdehyde dehydrogenase gives MALAKKEKYNVAIVGATGAVGQVFLDILAERDFPINELRLLASKRSAGKKIKFKDTEYTVEELTHDSFKGIDIALFSAGGGRSKEFAPSAVKAGAVVIDNSSAFRMDKDVPLVVPEVNPEDAFKHNGIIANPNCTTIIMVVALKPLHDYGKIKRVIVSSYQSASGAGAKAMQELMDQAKAWSNGEPLKIEAFQHQILFNVIPHIDVFMDNGYTREEMKMYNETKKIMGDDSIEVTATCVRVPVLTAHSEAVTVETEKKITPDKARELFEQAPGIQVLDNPEKNEYPMPLFVSGKDDCYVGRIREDITKENSLNFWVVGDQLRKGAALNAIQIAELLISK, from the coding sequence ATGGCGTTAGCAAAAAAAGAAAAGTATAATGTAGCAATCGTAGGAGCAACAGGTGCAGTTGGCCAAGTTTTCCTTGATATTTTAGCTGAAAGAGATTTTCCAATCAATGAGTTGCGTCTTCTCGCATCTAAACGCTCGGCTGGGAAAAAAATAAAATTTAAAGATACAGAATACACCGTGGAAGAACTAACCCACGATAGTTTCAAAGGAATAGATATTGCTCTTTTCTCTGCAGGTGGAGGTAGAAGTAAAGAGTTTGCACCTTCAGCGGTAAAAGCCGGTGCAGTTGTTATTGATAACAGTTCCGCTTTTAGAATGGACAAAGATGTTCCTCTAGTTGTCCCTGAAGTAAATCCTGAGGATGCATTTAAACATAATGGTATTATAGCAAATCCAAATTGTACCACTATTATAATGGTAGTAGCTCTCAAGCCTTTACATGACTATGGTAAAATAAAGCGTGTGATTGTCTCTTCATATCAATCAGCATCTGGGGCAGGTGCTAAAGCAATGCAGGAACTTATGGATCAGGCAAAAGCTTGGTCAAATGGAGAACCTTTAAAAATAGAAGCTTTTCAGCACCAGATACTTTTTAATGTTATCCCACATATAGATGTATTTATGGATAACGGTTATACAAGAGAAGAAATGAAAATGTACAATGAAACTAAGAAAATAATGGGAGATGACTCCATCGAAGTTACAGCAACATGCGTAAGAGTCCCAGTATTAACAGCGCATTCTGAAGCTGTGACTGTGGAAACTGAGAAAAAAATCACACCAGATAAAGCAAGAGAGCTCTTTGAGCAGGCTCCTGGTATTCAAGTATTGGACAATCCAGAGAAAAACGAGTATCCAATGCCACTTTTTGTATCAGGAAAAGATGATTGTTATGTTGGAAGAATCAGAGAGGATATAACAAAGGAAAACTCTTTAAATTTCTGGGTTGTTGGTGATCAGCTCAGAAAAGGTGCGGCATTAAATGCCATCCAAATTGCAGAACTTTTAATATCCAAATAA
- a CDS encoding 50S ribosomal protein L11 methyltransferase gives MNFWKKISRKKTFKIKIGAFGSGDHETTQSCLNFLELIPLERKNVLDVGCGTGILSIYASILGAKRVIGYDISFNACKVFKENVSLNRLKNCFVICSDENAINGCYDVVMANIYFDIILNLRDKVDEWISQKGGYLLLSGIPIEENYEVRKNYVNRGYSIIKSFFGEEYTTFLMKKEV, from the coding sequence ATGAACTTTTGGAAAAAAATAAGTAGAAAAAAAACATTTAAAATAAAGATTGGTGCTTTTGGAAGTGGTGATCATGAAACCACACAAAGTTGCTTAAATTTTCTTGAACTTATTCCATTAGAAAGGAAAAATGTTCTTGATGTTGGATGTGGCACAGGAATTTTGAGTATATATGCGTCAATTCTTGGTGCTAAGCGGGTGATTGGATACGATATTTCTTTTAACGCTTGTAAAGTGTTTAAAGAGAATGTCTCTTTGAATAGACTAAAAAACTGTTTTGTGATTTGCAGTGATGAAAATGCAATTAATGGTTGTTATGATGTTGTTATGGCAAATATCTATTTTGACATCATTCTAAACCTAAGGGATAAAGTTGACGAATGGATTTCTCAAAAAGGTGGATATTTGCTTTTGTCAGGGATACCAATTGAAGAAAATTATGAGGTTAGAAAAAATTATGTAAATAGAGGATATTCAATTATTAAAAGCTTTTTTGGTGAAGAATACACTACTTTTTTAATGAAGAAGGAGGTTTGA
- a CDS encoding cupin domain-containing protein, with translation MFLGHLKDMKEVPMNMEGAVKVFKKIAIGKDEGWDDYVMRVFRIEAGGHTPKHKHPWPHINYVIRGAGRLLIDGKDYSIEEGSVAFVPSNLVHQFKNDGNEDLELICIVPTKGEY, from the coding sequence ATGTTTTTAGGTCATCTGAAAGATATGAAAGAAGTTCCAATGAATATGGAAGGAGCCGTAAAAGTATTTAAAAAAATTGCAATTGGTAAAGATGAGGGGTGGGATGATTATGTAATGAGAGTTTTTAGAATAGAAGCAGGTGGACATACGCCTAAGCATAAACACCCTTGGCCTCATATAAACTACGTTATTAGAGGTGCTGGTAGACTTCTTATAGATGGTAAAGATTACAGTATTGAAGAAGGGAGCGTTGCTTTTGTACCTTCCAACTTGGTGCATCAATTTAAAAATGATGGTAATGAAGATCTTGAGCTTATCTGTATAGTTCCGACAAAAGGAGAGTATTGA
- a CDS encoding 50S ribosomal protein L25, with protein MLQTVTWKAIPRKNHSKSQIKNMRKKGFIPASISGKNFQNIDVYLNQTDVSKRPEGAFKINLEIEELNESTQCILKQIQYDYIKNEILHLELYALKPDEKVEVSIPVEIVGKAKGEEYGGIVNQIVDHIVIRTYPDKIPEYIEVDISNLNLHESIKIEDLKLDNEIELVEPKKGVIVSISTSGSSDNEEVATKQEEISA; from the coding sequence ATGCTTCAAACAGTAACATGGAAAGCTATTCCTCGTAAAAATCACTCTAAAAGCCAAATCAAAAATATGCGAAAAAAAGGATTTATCCCCGCATCGATATCAGGTAAGAATTTTCAAAACATTGACGTATATCTAAATCAGACTGATGTTTCTAAACGCCCCGAAGGTGCATTTAAAATCAATCTTGAAATTGAAGAACTTAATGAATCAACACAGTGCATTTTAAAGCAAATCCAGTATGATTATATCAAAAATGAAATTTTGCACCTTGAACTTTATGCATTAAAACCTGATGAAAAAGTAGAAGTCTCTATTCCCGTTGAAATCGTGGGAAAAGCCAAAGGTGAAGAATATGGCGGTATTGTTAATCAGATAGTTGACCATATTGTAATAAGAACATACCCAGATAAAATCCCTGAATATATTGAAGTGGATATATCTAATTTAAATCTACATGAATCTATCAAAATTGAAGACCTAAAGCTTGATAATGAAATAGAATTAGTAGAACCCAAAAAAGGTGTTATTGTATCTATTTCAACATCTGGTTCAAGTGATAATGAAGAAGTAGCAACTAAACAGGAAGAAATTTCAGCTTAA
- a CDS encoding ammonium transporter, translated as MRRWFSFIIFMGSAVNLFAADGKIDKADTLWIILSAVLVLGMTPALSIFYGGMVRAKNILSTMSYSFVSMTVVGVLWFLFGHTIAFGPNGSAFLGSMKYLFVNKALMTDIHGTIPESVFAFFQGMFAIITVALFSGSVVERMKFSAYVIVIALWSLFIYAPLAHWVWGDTGWLASLGVLDFAGGLVVHLSSAVAAITLILLIGNRKGFQTKQFLPHNLVLTGIGTGLLWFGWFGFNAGSALAVNSTAFYAFVNTFIAGAAGGFMWMVLEMRNAKPSFLGICSGIIAGLASVTNAAGFVTPPVALLIGFMGGFICYYAIQLKFKLNYDDSLDVVGVHGVGGLIGAIMTGLFASINGKGLFLGNVSQLFYQLVGIFVTIVFTAIGTLIIAKIVDGIVGLRVDQEEEVEGLDLSQHGENAYNM; from the coding sequence ATGAGGAGATGGTTTAGCTTTATTATTTTTATGGGTAGTGCTGTTAATCTTTTTGCTGCTGATGGTAAAATTGATAAGGCTGATACTTTATGGATAATTTTATCAGCAGTTTTGGTGTTAGGTATGACGCCTGCTCTTTCAATATTTTATGGTGGTATGGTAAGGGCAAAAAATATTTTATCAACTATGTCGTATAGTTTTGTTTCAATGACTGTTGTTGGTGTTTTGTGGTTTTTATTTGGACATACAATTGCATTTGGCCCGAATGGTTCTGCATTTTTGGGTAGTATGAAGTATTTGTTTGTGAATAAGGCTCTTATGACCGATATTCATGGGACTATCCCTGAATCAGTATTTGCTTTTTTTCAGGGAATGTTTGCTATCATAACTGTTGCGTTATTTAGTGGATCTGTTGTTGAGAGAATGAAGTTTTCTGCATATGTTATTGTTATAGCTTTATGGTCGCTCTTTATATATGCTCCTCTTGCGCATTGGGTGTGGGGAGATACAGGGTGGCTTGCAAGTCTGGGGGTTTTAGATTTTGCTGGCGGTTTAGTGGTACACTTATCATCTGCAGTTGCAGCAATAACTTTGATTTTACTAATTGGGAATCGTAAAGGTTTTCAAACTAAGCAGTTTTTACCTCACAATCTTGTGCTTACTGGTATTGGAACAGGGTTACTTTGGTTTGGCTGGTTTGGTTTCAATGCTGGTAGTGCTCTGGCAGTTAACTCCACTGCATTTTATGCTTTTGTTAATACATTTATTGCCGGTGCTGCAGGTGGCTTTATGTGGATGGTTCTTGAAATGAGGAATGCAAAACCAAGTTTTCTTGGAATTTGTTCAGGGATTATTGCAGGACTAGCTTCTGTTACAAATGCTGCTGGTTTTGTTACACCTCCGGTTGCTCTTTTGATAGGGTTTATGGGAGGTTTTATTTGTTATTATGCAATTCAGTTAAAATTTAAATTGAACTATGATGATTCATTAGATGTTGTAGGTGTGCATGGTGTTGGTGGTTTAATAGGTGCAATAATGACAGGGTTATTTGCTTCAATTAACGGTAAAGGGTTGTTTTTAGGAAATGTAAGTCAACTTTTTTATCAGCTTGTGGGTATTTTTGTAACAATAGTATTTACTGCAATTGGTACACTGATTATTGCAAAAATCGTAGATGGGATTGTTGGCCTTAGAGTTGATCAAGAAGAGGAAGTTGAAGGGCTTGATTTATCACAACATGGTGAGAATGCTTACAACATGTAA
- a CDS encoding CsgG/HfaB family protein: MKKFLVAASIMVIVLMIVSCGPPKVDPMSLSIVSADTEQVQVPEVCKAQYETRKLRVAVVDFANNTTFGKMAGVNTSIQGQGTRTHTSAGVAGVVVAPGAAGIGYATASKTKIKYSKNINTFMRQIAPNIGEYAQSAVEDILVNMGGVEVFTRANMKKVMQEQGFQMNVADPNTLVQFGKIAGVSYIITGTVDNIKANYVQPTKSESTDTGNALANLALSLTKAAVKAATEGWNVNVEMTVQVIDVSTGKIIASKKVKGRELAGTQPYFNPELIITAAKKAMGEAAEDIKPELSDLFAVKGYIIQLRGNKEVALVNLGTMNGIQPGQELEAYEFMEIKDPFKGTVSCSKAKIPVKLVVSDQVDENQCWVKIEGDDKNKQRLKIGTLVKRAKLHGQGVVEKLF, from the coding sequence ATGAAAAAATTTCTTGTTGCTGCTAGTATAATGGTGATTGTGTTGATGATAGTTTCATGTGGTCCACCGAAAGTAGATCCTATGTCTTTATCTATTGTTTCTGCTGACACTGAGCAGGTTCAGGTACCTGAGGTTTGTAAAGCACAATATGAAACAAGAAAGTTGAGAGTTGCTGTTGTGGATTTTGCAAATAATACCACTTTTGGTAAAATGGCGGGTGTTAATACTAGTATCCAAGGGCAGGGGACAAGAACACATACTTCTGCAGGTGTGGCAGGTGTAGTGGTTGCACCAGGGGCAGCTGGGATTGGATATGCTACAGCAAGTAAGACTAAAATTAAATATTCAAAAAATATTAATACATTTATGCGTCAAATAGCCCCAAATATTGGTGAGTATGCTCAAAGTGCAGTAGAAGATATTCTTGTAAATATGGGTGGTGTTGAAGTTTTTACAAGAGCAAATATGAAAAAAGTAATGCAAGAACAGGGATTTCAGATGAATGTAGCTGATCCTAATACTCTTGTACAGTTTGGAAAGATAGCTGGGGTGAGTTATATTATAACAGGTACAGTAGATAATATAAAAGCTAACTATGTTCAACCTACAAAAAGTGAGAGTACCGATACAGGTAATGCTCTTGCGAATTTAGCTCTTTCTCTGACAAAAGCTGCTGTTAAAGCAGCAACTGAAGGGTGGAATGTTAATGTGGAAATGACTGTTCAGGTTATTGATGTATCAACTGGAAAGATTATTGCTTCCAAAAAAGTTAAAGGACGTGAATTAGCTGGTACTCAGCCATATTTCAATCCAGAATTAATAATTACTGCAGCTAAAAAAGCTATGGGTGAAGCTGCTGAAGATATAAAACCTGAATTGTCTGATTTGTTTGCAGTGAAGGGGTATATAATTCAGCTTAGAGGGAATAAAGAAGTTGCTTTAGTTAATCTTGGAACAATGAATGGAATTCAGCCTGGGCAAGAGCTTGAAGCTTATGAGTTTATGGAAATCAAAGATCCATTTAAAGGAACAGTATCATGTAGCAAAGCAAAGATACCAGTGAAATTGGTTGTTTCAGATCAGGTAGATGAGAATCAATGCTGGGTAAAAATTGAAGGTGATGATAAAAATAAGCAAAGATTGAAAATAGGAACCCTTGTAAAAAGGGCAAAACTTCATGGTCAGGGAGTTGTGGAAAAATTGTTCTAG
- a CDS encoding S-layer homology domain-containing protein, whose translation MKRNILLLFTVITAFIFVSCSKPKTVCNLPTDNPQHNYFTGMELLEKGDVNNANMKFERSIQCDPKYSPGYAGKSLALAMIANTKNDMGEKQVWVERSLESLKKAKKYAKNKAQEYVYYVTAIRTYTELRIEDWLDKVKDFYDDAKDIEKRVNFNELPYYQGPEALEYFMGVAYLKGEKFQKARDAFAGVLNMSRQSKWHASANTMWKKADKIVRAMAGITVGNVGKKIAVKDAVSRADFAALLVDELRIEKIMEGRIPVKSKIAKMNPEFIPADILNNPFRPEIEIVLKWNIRGLSPIYDETTKAYLFFPNKPLTRKEFALILEDVLVKLTGDESLPRKYFGQENSPYPDVRATAPWFNAVMNVVTRGLMETELSGEFRPDDYVDGAEALLAIRVLRQTLNVY comes from the coding sequence ATGAAAAGGAATATTTTACTGTTATTTACTGTAATTACTGCTTTTATCTTTGTTAGTTGTTCAAAACCTAAAACTGTATGTAATTTACCTACAGATAATCCTCAGCATAACTATTTTACTGGGATGGAATTGTTAGAAAAAGGTGATGTGAATAATGCTAATATGAAGTTTGAAAGATCGATACAGTGTGATCCTAAATATTCTCCAGGTTATGCTGGAAAATCATTGGCACTTGCAATGATTGCAAATACAAAAAATGATATGGGGGAAAAGCAGGTTTGGGTGGAAAGAAGCCTTGAAAGTCTTAAAAAGGCAAAGAAATATGCAAAAAATAAAGCACAGGAATATGTTTATTATGTAACGGCAATTAGAACGTATACGGAATTAAGGATAGAAGACTGGCTTGATAAAGTAAAAGATTTTTATGATGACGCTAAAGATATTGAGAAAAGAGTAAATTTCAATGAGCTTCCTTATTATCAGGGACCTGAGGCTTTAGAATATTTTATGGGTGTGGCATATTTGAAAGGTGAGAAGTTTCAAAAAGCAAGAGATGCTTTTGCTGGTGTACTAAATATGTCAAGACAGAGTAAGTGGCATGCATCGGCAAATACAATGTGGAAAAAGGCTGATAAAATTGTTAGGGCAATGGCAGGTATAACTGTTGGTAATGTGGGTAAAAAAATTGCTGTAAAAGATGCTGTTTCAAGGGCAGATTTTGCAGCTTTACTTGTAGATGAGCTAAGAATTGAGAAAATTATGGAAGGAAGAATACCAGTAAAATCTAAAATTGCTAAAATGAATCCAGAATTTATACCTGCAGATATTCTAAATAATCCATTTAGACCTGAAATTGAAATTGTTTTAAAATGGAATATAAGAGGATTATCACCAATATATGATGAAACAACAAAGGCGTATCTCTTCTTTCCTAATAAGCCTCTTACACGAAAAGAATTTGCTTTGATACTGGAAGATGTGCTAGTAAAACTTACAGGTGATGAGTCTTTACCAAGGAAATATTTTGGACAAGAAAATTCTCCGTATCCTGATGTTAGAGCAACTGCCCCATGGTTTAATGCTGTGATGAACGTAGTAACTAGAGGACTTATGGAAACAGAGCTATCCGGTGAATTTAGACCAGATGATTATGTGGATGGTGCGGAAGCATTACTTGCTATAAGAGTTCTTAGACAAACTCTTAATGTGTACTAG
- a CDS encoding flagellar assembly protein T N-terminal domain-containing protein — MKKLLFFVLLLFPVIVFSMGEQGIFIQAYGEAEIINDDVQTAKLQAVARAKWSALEQAAGVKVKAQSVVQNAILVDEAIKSEIQGVIKGFQIVKEGQNQGVYWVQINAFIVPSKAKDAVGVISRNTAISVIIPLIFPDGRVEESNPLSERLINELSVQGYDVIDIASGSNVTVFQLDHALRTNNFLMIRNLAYQYLSNVMLVGKVTTTMTAKEGKNIGYGVSLPYNIVTGRLVYRLITERRGQRVILASGYLSGRGMGASVDDATYKMLEDMSEKVANQLVSIIINKIKGSAKKIKVVLTNVSDMQKMMEFKNFIQYVSWVLSVQDQGINTFLVEYPEKALYLAAAINSRPNYKVVKFSEYEIDVQILN, encoded by the coding sequence ATGAAAAAACTGCTATTTTTTGTCCTGTTGCTATTTCCTGTAATTGTTTTTTCGATGGGGGAACAAGGGATATTTATACAAGCTTATGGTGAGGCTGAGATTATTAATGATGATGTTCAAACGGCAAAGTTGCAAGCTGTGGCAAGAGCAAAGTGGTCTGCTTTAGAACAGGCGGCAGGTGTAAAAGTTAAAGCACAAAGTGTGGTACAAAATGCCATTTTGGTGGATGAAGCAATAAAGTCGGAAATTCAAGGAGTTATTAAGGGGTTTCAAATCGTTAAAGAAGGACAAAATCAAGGAGTTTACTGGGTTCAGATTAATGCCTTTATAGTTCCTAGCAAAGCTAAAGATGCTGTGGGTGTAATTTCAAGAAATACTGCTATATCCGTGATAATACCTCTGATTTTTCCTGATGGCAGAGTGGAGGAATCTAATCCTTTGAGTGAAAGATTGATAAATGAGCTATCCGTTCAGGGTTATGATGTGATAGATATTGCAAGTGGTTCTAATGTAACTGTCTTTCAGCTTGATCATGCCTTGAGAACAAATAATTTCTTGATGATTAGAAATCTTGCATATCAATATTTATCAAATGTGATGCTGGTGGGCAAAGTGACTACCACAATGACTGCAAAGGAGGGTAAAAACATAGGTTACGGGGTTAGTTTACCATACAATATTGTAACAGGTAGGTTGGTTTATCGCTTGATTACGGAGAGAAGGGGGCAAAGAGTGATACTAGCTAGTGGTTATTTATCTGGACGTGGTATGGGGGCATCAGTTGATGATGCGACATATAAGATGTTGGAAGATATGAGTGAGAAGGTAGCTAACCAATTGGTCAGTATTATTATAAATAAAATTAAAGGTTCTGCTAAGAAAATCAAAGTGGTTTTAACAAATGTGAGTGATATGCAGAAAATGATGGAGTTTAAAAATTTTATTCAATATGTGAGCTGGGTCTTGTCTGTACAAGATCAGGGTATAAATACTTTTTTAGTGGAATATCCTGAGAAGGCTCTGTATCTAGCTGCTGCAATAAATAGCAGACCAAACTATAAAGTGGTAAAGTTTAGTGAATATGAGATTGATGTACAAATTCTTAATTAG
- a CDS encoding SpoIID/LytB domain-containing protein: MYKFLISFLVFCSVAFADNSTTSGNREVSDILFARQSIAEGKYYVEVGKYLDALEYFETALEATSNKYIVADALLQKATLFAHYLDKPEEAANIYEEIFKRFPDLPQGETALYKLALLYNDFQDERKALQYFKLYLQYYPMGRFRFTASFFVERYTKKPLYTPRQRFSLPPVTIKNAPDIRVRLYKGKAAKLKGNMILKDTAGRILYQYNGVLNLSASGQSIMVNYRPINTQTLFIYSNGSYLSIYKKKSFRKYRGYFKAFVKKGKLYVVNILNIEDYLKSVVTSESPSGWPLETLKAQAVAARTYALYQKLHREDWSYDVVDSEGDQAYNGVRNETDKGIRAVAETTGLVLTYRDRPILSFFTASTGWYIDDPRYIFGSGYPYLRSKPDPYSAKEKMGRWTKKATLSQIEIYLKKKGVNLGTIYSIQPYKVTPAGRVIKVKIIHSGGSKVMRTYTTVRRAVGLYDILFKISQQGNNIVFTGGGFGHGIGYSQWGGKALGEMGKRFDEILKFYYEGAVLKKMW; this comes from the coding sequence ATGTACAAATTCTTAATTAGTTTTTTAGTTTTTTGTTCTGTAGCGTTTGCTGATAATTCAACAACGAGTGGTAATCGTGAAGTATCCGATATTCTTTTTGCTCGTCAGTCCATCGCTGAAGGAAAATATTATGTGGAGGTAGGAAAATATCTTGATGCTTTAGAGTATTTTGAAACAGCTCTTGAGGCAACAAGTAACAAATATATTGTGGCTGATGCCCTTTTGCAGAAAGCCACACTTTTTGCCCATTATCTCGATAAACCAGAAGAGGCTGCTAATATTTATGAAGAAATATTTAAAAGATTTCCTGATTTACCTCAAGGGGAGACTGCTCTTTATAAGTTAGCTTTACTTTACAATGATTTTCAAGATGAAAGAAAAGCTTTACAGTATTTCAAACTTTATTTGCAGTATTATCCAATGGGAAGGTTCAGATTTACTGCTTCTTTCTTTGTTGAAAGATATACAAAAAAACCGTTGTATACTCCTAGGCAAAGGTTTTCATTACCACCTGTTACTATAAAAAATGCTCCTGATATAAGGGTCAGGTTGTACAAAGGCAAAGCTGCAAAACTAAAAGGGAATATGATTTTGAAAGATACAGCAGGAAGAATACTTTATCAATATAATGGTGTTCTTAATCTTTCTGCAAGTGGTCAGTCGATAATGGTTAATTACAGGCCAATTAATACACAGACGCTTTTTATTTACAGTAACGGTAGTTATCTATCTATATATAAAAAGAAGAGTTTTAGGAAGTATCGTGGGTATTTCAAAGCTTTTGTTAAAAAAGGTAAATTATATGTGGTTAATATTTTAAATATTGAAGATTATTTAAAGAGTGTTGTGACAAGTGAATCGCCTTCCGGCTGGCCATTAGAGACATTGAAAGCTCAAGCAGTGGCAGCTAGGACTTATGCTTTGTATCAGAAATTACACAGGGAAGATTGGAGCTATGATGTGGTGGATAGTGAGGGGGATCAGGCTTACAACGGAGTAAGAAATGAAACAGATAAGGGGATTAGAGCAGTAGCTGAAACTACAGGATTGGTATTAACATACCGAGATAGACCCATTTTATCTTTTTTTACTGCAAGTACAGGATGGTATATAGATGATCCTAGGTATATTTTTGGTTCGGGATATCCATATTTACGTTCTAAACCAGATCCTTACAGTGCTAAAGAAAAGATGGGTAGATGGACTAAAAAAGCGACTTTGAGCCAAATTGAAATTTATTTAAAGAAAAAAGGTGTAAATCTAGGGACTATTTATTCTATTCAGCCGTATAAAGTAACGCCTGCTGGTAGGGTAATAAAAGTGAAAATAATCCATTCAGGTGGTAGTAAAGTGATGAGAACGTATACTACGGTGAGAAGGGCTGTAGGGTTATACGATATCCTTTTCAAAATAAGCCAACAGGGTAATAATATAGTTTTTACTGGAGGAGGTTTTGGGCACGGTATTGGTTATTCTCAATGGGGAGGCAAGGCTCTGGGAGAAATGGGAAAAAGATTTGACGAAATACTAAAATTTTATTATGAAGGTGCTGTCTTGAAAAAAATGTGGTGA